From one Macaca nemestrina isolate mMacNem1 chromosome 3, mMacNem.hap1, whole genome shotgun sequence genomic stretch:
- the LOC105477286 gene encoding epigen isoform X2 — MALEVPISVYLLFNADNVEGPIALKFSHLCLEDHNSYCINGACAFHHELEKAICRCFTGYTGERCEHLTLTSYAVDSYEKYIAIGIGVGLLLSGFLVIFYCYIRKRCLKLKSPYNVCSGERRPL, encoded by the exons ATGGCTTTGGAAGTTCCAATATCAGTCTATCTTTTATTCAACG CTGACAACGTAGAAGGACCCATAGCCTTGAAGTTCTCGCACCTTTGCCTGGAAGATCATAACAGTTACTGCATCAATGGTGCTTGTGCATTCCACCATGAACTAGAGAAAGCCATCTGCAG gtgtTTTACTGGTTATACTGGAGAAAGGTGTGAGCACTTGACTTTAACTTCATATGCTGTGGATTCTTATGAAAAATACATTGCAATTGGGATTGGTGTTGGATTACTATTAAGtggttttcttgttattttttactGCTATATAAGAAAAAG GTGTCTAAAATTGAAATCACCTTACAATGTCTGTTCTGGAGAAAGACGACCGCTGTGA
- the LOC105477286 gene encoding epigen isoform X3: MALEVPISVYLLFNAMTALTEEAAVTVTPPITAQQSNWTVNKTEADNVEGPIALKFSHLCLEDHNSYCINGACAFHHELEKAICRCFTGYTGERCLKLKSPYNVCSGERRPL, encoded by the exons ATGGCTTTGGAAGTTCCAATATCAGTCTATCTTTTATTCAACG CAATGACAGCACTGACTGAAGAGGCAGCCGTGACTGTAACACCTCCAATCACAGCCCAGCAAAGTAACTGGACAGTTAACAAAACAGAAG CTGACAACGTAGAAGGACCCATAGCCTTGAAGTTCTCGCACCTTTGCCTGGAAGATCATAACAGTTACTGCATCAATGGTGCTTGTGCATTCCACCATGAACTAGAGAAAGCCATCTGCAG gtgtTTTACTGGTTATACTGGAGAAAG GTGTCTAAAATTGAAATCACCTTACAATGTCTGTTCTGGAGAAAGACGACCGCTGTGA
- the LOC105477286 gene encoding epigen isoform X4: MALEVPISVYLLFNAMTALTEEAAVTVTPPITAQQSNWTVNKTEADNVEGPIALKFSHLCLEDHNSYCINGACAFHHELEKAICRCLKLKSPYNVCSGERRPL; this comes from the exons ATGGCTTTGGAAGTTCCAATATCAGTCTATCTTTTATTCAACG CAATGACAGCACTGACTGAAGAGGCAGCCGTGACTGTAACACCTCCAATCACAGCCCAGCAAAGTAACTGGACAGTTAACAAAACAGAAG CTGACAACGTAGAAGGACCCATAGCCTTGAAGTTCTCGCACCTTTGCCTGGAAGATCATAACAGTTACTGCATCAATGGTGCTTGTGCATTCCACCATGAACTAGAGAAAGCCATCTGCAG GTGTCTAAAATTGAAATCACCTTACAATGTCTGTTCTGGAGAAAGACGACCGCTGTGA
- the LOC105477286 gene encoding epigen isoform X1: MALEVPISVYLLFNAMTALTEEAAVTVTPPITAQQSNWTVNKTEADNVEGPIALKFSHLCLEDHNSYCINGACAFHHELEKAICRCFTGYTGERCEHLTLTSYAVDSYEKYIAIGIGVGLLLSGFLVIFYCYIRKRCLKLKSPYNVCSGERRPL, from the exons ATGGCTTTGGAAGTTCCAATATCAGTCTATCTTTTATTCAACG CAATGACAGCACTGACTGAAGAGGCAGCCGTGACTGTAACACCTCCAATCACAGCCCAGCAAAGTAACTGGACAGTTAACAAAACAGAAG CTGACAACGTAGAAGGACCCATAGCCTTGAAGTTCTCGCACCTTTGCCTGGAAGATCATAACAGTTACTGCATCAATGGTGCTTGTGCATTCCACCATGAACTAGAGAAAGCCATCTGCAG gtgtTTTACTGGTTATACTGGAGAAAGGTGTGAGCACTTGACTTTAACTTCATATGCTGTGGATTCTTATGAAAAATACATTGCAATTGGGATTGGTGTTGGATTACTATTAAGtggttttcttgttattttttactGCTATATAAGAAAAAG GTGTCTAAAATTGAAATCACCTTACAATGTCTGTTCTGGAGAAAGACGACCGCTGTGA